A genomic window from Winogradskyella sp. J14-2 includes:
- a CDS encoding putative signal transducing protein, producing MNTSEYSKIYEGNFVLITRIKSELESNGINPIIKDEGESQRLAGYGSLNQGFQEIYVNNEELDKALAIVEVVKAEMEADS from the coding sequence ATGAACACTTCAGAATACAGTAAAATATACGAGGGTAATTTTGTTTTAATTACCAGAATTAAAAGCGAACTAGAAAGCAATGGTATTAATCCTATCATTAAAGATGAAGGCGAGTCTCAACGGCTAGCTGGTTACGGCTCGCTTAATCAAGGTTTCCAAGAGATCTATGTTAATAATGAAGAATTAGACAAGGCACTTGCTATCGTAGAAGTAGTTAAAGCTGAGATGGAGGCTGATTCTTAG
- a CDS encoding TlpA family protein disulfide reductase, translated as MLFRFIVLSLFMLITVGCKVNTNNSDEYAYIGGEIINPKNNNVILYNTKGKVVDSVTLDSNNRFIYKIENLDPGLHSFTHGGEYQLILLEPNDSVMFRLNTYDFDESLVFTGEGARKNNYLIDTYLANEQHAKKLVHYAKMDPEEFNAFIDERRNKELTKFQNFLLDKDESELFKSIIETNINYNSYADKEIYPFAYFGNNKLIHIKDLPEDFYTHRKSVDYNATHLSHLYAYNRFLFSHIDNLAAQNYYKKHNFHSAFDRHAMEYNKSKLDLIDSIISDETIKNNLLKYKTRDFVSYNHTEAEADEILNYYLPKSTNEEDKESIKELVCSLKLLRQGNPIPNLEIVNYDNTEHNLNSIIEKPTIIYFWSSNSKMQYRNSHYKVKSLKNVFPQVEFVSINLNANDDKSWKSIINNYDFPTENEYKFKYPVKARKVLAVNYLNKAIIVNENGMILHPNVNIFKSDFTEMLGDMLQKKHLIAKQ; from the coding sequence ATGCTATTTAGATTTATTGTACTTTCACTCTTTATGCTTATCACTGTTGGTTGCAAGGTAAACACTAACAATAGTGATGAATATGCCTATATTGGAGGTGAAATTATTAATCCTAAAAACAACAACGTTATCTTGTACAACACTAAAGGAAAAGTTGTTGATTCTGTAACACTAGATAGTAATAATAGGTTTATTTACAAAATTGAAAATCTAGATCCTGGATTACACTCTTTTACACATGGTGGTGAATATCAACTTATTCTTTTAGAACCTAATGATAGTGTTATGTTTAGATTAAACACGTACGATTTTGACGAATCTCTCGTGTTTACTGGCGAAGGAGCTCGAAAAAACAATTATCTTATTGACACGTATTTAGCTAACGAACAACACGCTAAAAAATTGGTACATTATGCCAAAATGGATCCTGAGGAATTTAACGCATTTATAGATGAAAGACGCAACAAAGAACTAACAAAATTTCAAAACTTCTTATTAGACAAGGACGAATCTGAATTATTTAAGTCTATTATTGAAACCAATATTAACTACAATTCTTACGCGGATAAGGAGATATATCCATTTGCGTACTTCGGAAACAATAAGCTTATACATATAAAGGATTTACCAGAAGATTTCTATACACACAGAAAATCTGTTGATTACAATGCTACCCATCTCAGTCACTTATATGCTTACAATCGATTTTTATTTTCTCATATCGATAATCTAGCAGCGCAGAACTATTATAAGAAGCATAATTTTCATAGTGCCTTTGATAGACATGCTATGGAATACAATAAGTCTAAGTTAGATTTAATTGACAGTATTATTTCTGATGAAACGATTAAGAATAATCTTTTAAAATATAAAACCAGAGATTTTGTAAGCTACAACCATACTGAAGCCGAAGCTGATGAAATCTTGAACTATTATCTACCAAAAAGCACCAACGAAGAGGATAAGGAAAGTATTAAAGAGCTTGTTTGTTCGCTCAAGCTTTTAAGGCAAGGTAACCCTATTCCTAATCTAGAAATTGTAAATTATGACAATACTGAACACAACCTTAATTCGATAATAGAAAAGCCTACTATTATTTATTTTTGGTCATCTAATTCTAAAATGCAGTACAGAAACAGTCATTATAAAGTTAAGAGTTTAAAAAACGTATTCCCTCAGGTGGAATTTGTTTCAATTAATCTTAATGCTAACGACGATAAATCTTGGAAAAGCATTATAAATAATTACGATTTTCCAACTGAAAATGAGTATAAATTTAAATATCCTGTAAAAGCAAGAAAAGTACTGGCGGTTAATTATCTTAATAAAGCCATTATAGTTAACGAGAACGGAATGATTTTACACCCTAATGTTAATATTTTTAAATCTGATTTTACAGAAATGCTTGGAGATATGTTGCAAAAAAAACACCTCATTGCTAAACAATAA
- a CDS encoding ABC-F family ATP-binding cassette domain-containing protein: MLSVSNLSVQFGKRILFDEVNTTFNNGNCYGIIGANGAGKSTFLKILAGKMDPTSGHVHLEPGKRMSVLEQNHNKHDEDTVLETVLKGNKPLYKLKTQIDALYADYSDENAEKIGELQVEFEEMNGWNADSDAAAMLSNLGIKEDLHYSLMGDLDGKQKVRVLLAQALFGNPDVLIMDEPTNDLDYETISWLENFLAHYDNCVIVVSHDRHFLDAVCTHISDIDFGKINHYSGNYTFWYESSQLAAKQRAQQNKKAEEKKKELEEFIRRFSANVAKSKQATSRKKMIDKLNIADIKPSSRRYPAIIFEREREAGDQILNVEGLAASIDGEVLFKDIDINLAKGDKVVICSKDSRASTAFYEIINGKQNPDEGKFSWGVTTTQSYLPLDNSEYFDNKLTLVDWLRQWATTEEEREEVYIRGFLGKMIFSGEEALKTADVLSGGEKVRCMLSRMMMMRANVVMVDEPTNHLDLESITAFNNALKNFKGTVLLTTHDHEFAQTVGNRIIELTPNGVIDRYMTFDEYMSDKKIKEQREKMYAVEA, translated from the coding sequence ATGTTATCAGTTTCTAATCTATCTGTTCAATTTGGAAAACGTATCCTTTTTGATGAAGTAAACACCACTTTTAATAATGGTAATTGTTATGGAATTATTGGTGCTAATGGTGCAGGAAAATCTACTTTTTTGAAGATTTTAGCAGGAAAAATGGATCCAACTTCAGGTCATGTACATTTAGAGCCAGGCAAGCGTATGTCTGTACTGGAGCAAAATCATAATAAGCACGACGAGGATACTGTTTTAGAAACGGTTCTTAAGGGTAATAAACCATTGTATAAGTTAAAAACCCAAATAGACGCCTTATATGCAGATTACTCAGATGAAAATGCTGAGAAAATTGGAGAGCTCCAAGTGGAGTTTGAAGAAATGAACGGCTGGAATGCTGATAGTGATGCCGCTGCCATGCTATCTAACCTAGGGATTAAGGAAGACTTACATTATTCCTTAATGGGAGACTTAGATGGTAAGCAAAAAGTACGTGTGTTATTAGCACAGGCTTTATTTGGAAATCCTGACGTATTGATTATGGATGAGCCTACCAACGATTTGGATTATGAAACTATCTCTTGGTTAGAGAATTTCTTAGCTCATTATGACAATTGTGTTATTGTAGTGTCTCACGACCGTCACTTCTTGGATGCCGTTTGTACGCATATCTCGGACATAGATTTCGGAAAAATAAATCACTATTCCGGTAACTATACCTTTTGGTACGAGTCGTCTCAGTTAGCTGCCAAACAGCGTGCACAACAAAACAAAAAGGCTGAAGAAAAGAAGAAAGAATTAGAAGAATTTATACGTCGTTTTTCTGCAAATGTTGCGAAATCCAAGCAAGCAACAAGTAGAAAGAAGATGATTGATAAACTAAATATTGCAGACATTAAGCCTAGCAGTCGTCGATATCCTGCAATAATTTTTGAGCGTGAGCGTGAAGCTGGTGATCAGATTTTAAATGTAGAGGGTTTAGCAGCAAGTATTGATGGCGAAGTGTTATTTAAAGATATAGACATTAACCTTGCAAAAGGCGATAAGGTTGTTATTTGTTCTAAAGACTCCAGAGCCTCTACTGCGTTTTATGAAATTATAAACGGCAAGCAAAACCCAGATGAAGGAAAATTTTCTTGGGGAGTTACAACAACACAATCGTACTTGCCACTAGATAACAGTGAGTATTTTGATAACAAGTTAACTTTAGTTGATTGGTTACGTCAATGGGCAACTACTGAAGAAGAGCGGGAAGAAGTCTACATAAGAGGTTTCTTGGGGAAAATGATATTTAGTGGTGAAGAAGCCCTAAAAACTGCAGATGTATTATCTGGTGGTGAAAAAGTACGTTGTATGCTTAGCCGAATGATGATGATGAGAGCTAACGTTGTTATGGTAGATGAACCAACAAACCACTTAGATCTTGAGAGTATTACCGCATTTAACAATGCGCTTAAAAACTTTAAAGGCACTGTATTGCTAACCACGCACGATCACGAGTTTGCACAAACGGTAGGAAACAGAATTATAGAGCTTACACCAAATGGAGTTATAGATCGTTACATGACATTTGATGAATACATGAGCGACAAAAAGATAAAGGAACAGCGTGAGAAAATGTATGCTGTTGAGGCTTAA
- a CDS encoding SDR family oxidoreductase — translation MSKVVLITGGSSGIGKSVGEFLQQKGFKVYGTSRNPKHYPNSKFPIVALDVTKPETIWSCIAEVLKQESRIDVLINNAGAGITGPVEEIPDAEIKRNFETNFFGPINVIKATLPAMRAQNSGLIINITSIAGYMGLPFRGIYSASKGALEIITEAFRMELKDFNIEMTNVAPGDFATNIAAGRYHAPVLEDSPYKEKYGHSLKTMDEHVDEGGDPKEMAEAIFRIIETKSPKIHYKVGAFMQKFSIVLKRVLPDKIYEKLLMNHYNI, via the coding sequence ATGTCTAAAGTTGTTTTAATAACTGGAGGGTCTTCAGGAATAGGTAAATCAGTAGGCGAATTTTTGCAGCAAAAAGGGTTTAAGGTTTATGGAACCAGCAGAAATCCAAAGCATTATCCAAACAGTAAATTTCCTATTGTGGCTTTAGATGTTACAAAACCTGAAACGATTTGGTCGTGTATTGCTGAAGTTTTAAAACAAGAAAGCAGAATAGATGTCCTTATAAATAATGCTGGTGCTGGTATTACGGGTCCTGTGGAAGAAATTCCGGATGCAGAGATAAAACGAAACTTTGAGACTAATTTTTTTGGACCTATCAATGTTATAAAGGCTACATTGCCTGCTATGAGAGCTCAAAACTCGGGCTTAATTATTAACATCACCTCAATTGCAGGTTATATGGGTTTACCGTTTAGAGGAATTTACAGTGCCAGTAAAGGAGCTTTAGAAATTATAACTGAAGCATTTAGGATGGAGCTTAAGGATTTTAATATAGAAATGACCAATGTTGCTCCAGGAGATTTTGCCACAAACATTGCCGCAGGCAGATATCATGCACCCGTTTTAGAAGATTCACCATACAAAGAAAAGTATGGACATTCTTTAAAAACAATGGATGAACATGTTGATGAAGGTGGAGATCCTAAAGAAATGGCAGAGGCTATTTTTAGAATTATTGAAACTAAATCTCCTAAAATTCATTACAAAGTTGGTGCATTTATGCAGAAGTTTTCTATTGTGCTTAAACGCGTTTTGCCAGATAAAATCTACGAGAAACTATTGATGAACCATTACAATATTTAA
- the fsa gene encoding fructose-6-phosphate aldolase, with product MKFFIDTANLDQIKEAQDMGILDGVTTNPSLMAKEGITGVDNIMKHYVDICNIVDGDVSAEVISTDFEGMVREGEALAELHDQIVIKLPMIKDGVKACKYFSDRGIKTNVTLVFSPGQALLAAKAGATYVSPFIGRLDDISTDGLNLIAEIRHIFDNYAFDTEILAASVRHTMHVIDCAKLGADVMTGPLSSITGLLKHPLTDIGLEKFLADYKKGN from the coding sequence ATGAAATTTTTTATTGACACAGCCAATTTAGACCAGATTAAAGAAGCTCAGGATATGGGTATTTTAGATGGTGTAACAACGAATCCATCGTTAATGGCTAAGGAAGGCATTACAGGTGTAGATAACATTATGAAGCACTATGTAGATATTTGTAATATCGTAGATGGAGACGTTTCAGCAGAAGTTATTTCTACAGATTTTGAAGGTATGGTAAGAGAAGGAGAGGCCTTAGCTGAGTTGCACGACCAGATTGTTATTAAGCTTCCTATGATTAAGGATGGTGTAAAGGCTTGTAAATACTTTTCTGATAGAGGAATTAAAACAAACGTAACGTTGGTATTTTCTCCAGGTCAAGCATTATTAGCAGCAAAAGCTGGTGCTACCTATGTGTCTCCATTTATTGGTCGTTTAGATGATATTTCTACTGATGGTTTAAATCTTATTGCAGAAATCCGACATATTTTTGATAACTATGCTTTTGATACAGAGATATTAGCAGCCTCTGTACGTCATACTATGCATGTTATAGATTGTGCAAAATTAGGTGCAGATGTTATGACAGGACCTTTAAGTTCAATCACTGGATTATTAAAGCATCCATTAACTGACATTGGTTTAGAAAAATTCTTAGCGGACTATAAAAAAGGAAATTAA